From one Leifsonia sp. Root1293 genomic stretch:
- a CDS encoding APC family permease, with the protein MDSTAAATEHGSPNGALPTPAEVERAEQPRLARRLGVGGNVLITLSSISPASSVFILGGAALASYGTGVFWAFIIAGVVSILIAFCYGELASAYPVSGGDYSLVTRALGPAFGVATFFVSLVSLPLILAVFGLGVADYLGVAIADLSPLGTALVVVALATVTACFNIRTNAWLTGVFLFIEFAALGLLAVLGFIHIERSPAALLSPEFLDPSTNAMAPLAIGGLLLAVTQGIFAYNGYGGAVYFSEETKNATRSIAKAVILSCVITVVAEVVPLTAILLGASSLPALFGDALPVESFLAENAGDTVSLIVLIAIALAIINAIIAIALQAGRLLYTAARDNALPRALSRPLSRVTSGSRVPVVATATMGVIALLACFIPLDVLLTATGSTVAFSYLFIALAALVNHRRKAAEGAYRMPLFPLPPIVAIVVIAGIILSALLDPAQWLSLSISVGIVAAGFIYYYAYLRPRSGTHLVLLDAEDEEVTDAAASARPNGGASVASTAGANAADPKDPRA; encoded by the coding sequence ATGGACTCCACCGCAGCAGCCACCGAGCACGGATCGCCGAACGGCGCCCTCCCCACACCCGCGGAGGTCGAACGCGCCGAGCAACCGCGCCTCGCCCGCAGGCTGGGCGTCGGGGGCAACGTGCTCATCACGCTCTCGTCCATCTCGCCGGCGTCGAGCGTCTTCATCCTCGGCGGCGCCGCCCTCGCCAGCTACGGCACCGGAGTGTTCTGGGCGTTCATCATTGCCGGCGTCGTGAGCATCCTCATCGCCTTCTGCTACGGCGAGCTCGCCAGCGCCTACCCGGTGTCGGGCGGCGACTACTCGCTCGTCACCCGCGCTCTCGGCCCCGCCTTCGGCGTCGCGACCTTCTTCGTCAGCCTGGTGTCGCTGCCGCTCATCCTCGCGGTCTTCGGCCTGGGCGTCGCCGACTACCTCGGCGTCGCCATCGCCGACCTCTCGCCACTCGGCACCGCCCTCGTGGTCGTGGCGCTGGCCACGGTCACGGCGTGCTTCAACATCCGCACCAATGCCTGGCTCACCGGAGTCTTCCTGTTCATCGAGTTCGCCGCGCTCGGCCTGCTCGCGGTGCTCGGCTTCATCCATATCGAGCGCTCGCCCGCAGCCCTGCTCAGCCCCGAGTTCCTCGATCCGTCGACCAACGCCATGGCCCCGCTCGCCATCGGCGGCCTGCTGCTCGCCGTCACACAGGGCATCTTCGCCTACAACGGTTACGGCGGAGCCGTCTACTTCTCCGAGGAGACCAAGAACGCCACCCGCTCCATCGCCAAGGCCGTCATCCTGAGCTGCGTCATCACCGTCGTGGCCGAGGTCGTGCCGCTCACCGCAATCCTGCTCGGAGCCTCCAGCCTCCCCGCACTCTTCGGCGACGCCCTCCCGGTCGAGTCGTTCCTGGCCGAGAACGCCGGCGACACTGTGAGCCTCATCGTGCTCATCGCCATCGCGCTGGCCATCATCAACGCCATCATCGCCATCGCCCTCCAGGCCGGCCGCCTGCTCTACACGGCCGCCCGCGACAACGCGCTCCCCCGCGCCCTGTCGCGTCCGCTCAGCCGTGTGACCTCCGGCTCGCGCGTGCCGGTCGTCGCCACCGCGACCATGGGCGTCATCGCGCTGCTCGCCTGCTTCATCCCGCTCGACGTGCTGCTCACCGCCACCGGATCCACCGTCGCCTTCAGTTACCTCTTCATCGCCCTGGCCGCCCTGGTGAACCACCGGCGCAAGGCCGCTGAGGGTGCGTACCGCATGCCCCTCTTCCCCCTCCCGCCGATCGTGGCCATCGTTGTCATCGCCGGCATCATCCTGAGCGCGCTGCTCGACCCTGCGCAGTGGCTCAGCCTCAGCATCTCGGTCGGCATCGTCGCCGCCGGATTCATCTATTACTACGCCTACCTGCGTCCGCGGTCTGGCACGCACCTGGTGCTGCTCGATGCCGAGGATGAAGAGGTGACGGATGCCGCAGCATCCGCTCGCCCGAACGGCGGCGCGTCCGTCGCTAGCACTGCCGGCGCCAATGCCGCAGACCCGAAGGACCCCCGCGCATGA
- a CDS encoding LacI family DNA-binding transcriptional regulator, translating into MSDVESGERPEKLGIREVAVLAGVSHMTVSRVLNGHPNIRPATRQRVLEIIEQLDFKPNSAARALSTQRTQRIGVIVDSSVEFGPTSTLRGLEFAARASGYSITSVAMQDDASLTPESAVSHLIAEGVDALCIVAPRSSSVSALRRISIDVPVLVVKAAKDPNFLTVSVDQQLGTTLAVDHLVALGHRDILHLAGPLDWLDARGRERAFHLRIEQWGLKARPIVVGDWTADFGYDYAAGLTGVPEYTAMFVANDAMAFGVMHGFHDRGIRVPEDVSVVGFDDLPLSRHFIPPLTTVTQDFHALGVKAMEVLHAALEGREIPQRSKIPSELAVRSSTAPPRAT; encoded by the coding sequence GTGAGTGACGTCGAGAGCGGGGAACGCCCCGAGAAACTCGGCATCCGTGAGGTTGCCGTGCTCGCCGGCGTCTCGCACATGACCGTCTCCCGCGTGCTCAACGGACACCCGAACATCCGCCCGGCCACGCGCCAGCGGGTGCTGGAGATCATCGAGCAGCTCGACTTCAAGCCGAACAGCGCGGCCCGCGCGCTGTCGACTCAGCGCACCCAGCGCATCGGCGTGATCGTCGACAGCTCCGTCGAGTTCGGACCGACGAGCACCCTGCGCGGGCTCGAGTTCGCGGCTCGTGCGAGCGGATACTCCATCACGTCGGTCGCGATGCAGGATGACGCGAGCCTCACGCCCGAGAGCGCGGTCAGCCATCTCATCGCCGAGGGCGTGGATGCGCTGTGCATCGTGGCTCCCCGGTCGTCTTCGGTGTCGGCGCTGCGACGCATCTCGATCGACGTGCCCGTGCTCGTGGTCAAGGCGGCGAAGGACCCGAACTTCCTCACCGTGAGCGTGGACCAACAGCTCGGCACCACGCTCGCCGTCGACCACCTCGTCGCTCTCGGGCACCGCGACATCCTCCATCTCGCCGGCCCGCTCGACTGGCTCGACGCCCGAGGCCGGGAGCGCGCGTTCCACCTGCGCATCGAGCAGTGGGGGCTGAAGGCGCGGCCGATCGTCGTCGGCGATTGGACAGCCGACTTCGGCTACGACTACGCCGCCGGCCTCACCGGCGTGCCCGAGTACACCGCGATGTTCGTCGCGAACGACGCGATGGCCTTCGGCGTGATGCACGGCTTCCACGACCGCGGCATCCGGGTGCCGGAAGACGTGAGCGTCGTGGGCTTCGACGACCTGCCCCTGTCGCGCCACTTCATTCCTCCGCTGACCACCGTGACGCAGGACTTCCATGCGCTCGGAGTCAAGGCGATGGAGGTGCTCCACGCGGCGCTCGAAGGTCGCGAGATCCCGCAGCGATCGAAGATCCCCAGCGAGCTCGCCGTGCGCTCCTCGACTGCTCCGCCGAGGGCGACATGA
- a CDS encoding DUF2277 domain-containing protein has protein sequence MCRNIRCLHNFVPATTDDEVREAALQFVRKTSGSTYSSRANAEAFDRAIDEIAAATRRMLDELATNAPPKTREAEAIKGRQRHEKRMEREVRIRTASA, from the coding sequence ATGTGTAGGAACATCCGCTGCCTCCACAACTTCGTGCCGGCCACGACCGACGACGAGGTGCGCGAGGCTGCTCTGCAATTCGTCCGGAAGACCAGTGGGTCGACGTATTCGTCGCGCGCGAACGCCGAGGCGTTCGACCGCGCCATCGACGAGATCGCCGCCGCCACCCGGCGCATGCTCGACGAGCTGGCGACGAACGCGCCGCCGAAGACCCGCGAGGCCGAAGCCATCAAGGGACGGCAGCGTCACGAGAAGCGCATGGAGCGCGAGGTCAGGATTCGCACCGCGTCTGCGTGA
- the nrdI gene encoding class Ib ribonucleoside-diphosphate reductase assembly flavoprotein NrdI, with product MVYFSSVSGNTHRFIQKLGRPAARIPLYPRDAPLTVHEPYVLVLPTYGGGDGDGAVPKQVIRFLNDPGNRMLIRGVIGAGNTNFGEGYCLAGDIIAAKCHVPHLYRFEVFGTPDDVTAVNEGLEAFWSTQLTAA from the coding sequence CTGGTCTACTTCTCGAGCGTCTCGGGCAACACGCACCGATTCATCCAGAAGCTGGGCCGACCGGCAGCACGCATCCCGCTGTACCCGCGGGACGCTCCGCTGACCGTGCACGAACCCTACGTGCTCGTTCTTCCCACCTATGGCGGGGGCGACGGGGACGGCGCAGTACCCAAGCAGGTCATCCGCTTTCTCAATGATCCGGGCAACCGGATGCTGATCCGCGGCGTGATCGGCGCAGGCAACACCAACTTCGGCGAGGGCTACTGCCTCGCCGGGGACATCATCGCGGCGAAGTGCCACGTGCCGCACCTCTATCGATTCGAAGTATTCGGAACACCCGACGACGTCACCGCCGTCAACGAAGGATTGGAAGCATTTTGGTCAACGCAACTGACAGCGGCGTAG
- a CDS encoding dihydrofolate reductase family protein gives MGTVVMYGSVSVDGFIADKNDDPGPLFDWLTSGDVALDDSGFLNVSQASYDYIRSYWDQIGVTIAGRHVFDLTDGWDGVPPSGIEHVVVVSHRPAPEGWDPQAPFHFVDGIEAAVARAQELAGDRIVEVAAGEVGGQALSAGLVDEVRMDVAPVVLGSGKRYFGSVDAQHLLENPDVIQGDRVLHLRYQVRRAAPPVE, from the coding sequence ATGGGCACGGTGGTCATGTACGGCTCGGTGTCGGTCGACGGCTTCATCGCCGACAAGAACGACGATCCGGGGCCGCTGTTCGACTGGTTGACCAGTGGCGATGTCGCGCTGGACGACAGCGGCTTCCTGAACGTCTCGCAGGCCTCGTACGACTACATCCGGTCGTACTGGGACCAGATCGGGGTGACGATCGCCGGGCGCCACGTCTTCGATCTGACGGATGGCTGGGACGGCGTGCCCCCGAGCGGCATCGAGCACGTCGTCGTCGTGTCGCACCGGCCCGCGCCCGAAGGATGGGACCCCCAGGCACCCTTCCACTTCGTCGACGGCATCGAGGCCGCCGTGGCCAGGGCGCAGGAACTTGCGGGCGACCGCATCGTCGAGGTCGCGGCCGGCGAGGTCGGCGGGCAGGCGCTCTCGGCCGGCCTGGTCGACGAGGTGCGCATGGATGTCGCGCCAGTCGTGCTCGGCTCGGGCAAGCGCTACTTCGGCTCGGTCGACGCCCAGCACCTCTTGGAGAACCCCGACGTCATCCAGGGCGACCGAGTACTCCACCTCCGCTACCAGGTGCGTCGCGCAGCGCCGCCCGTGGAGTAG
- the nrdF gene encoding class 1b ribonucleoside-diphosphate reductase subunit beta, which translates to MTPDKLKLVSHVEAINWNKIQDDKDVDVWNRLVNNFWLPEKVPLSNDIQSWNTLTQEEQTLTMRVFTGLTLLDTIQGTVGAVSLIPDAITPHEEAVYTNIAFMESVHAKSYSSIFSTLCSTKEIDEAFRWSVENENLQKKAAIVMEYYQGDSPLKRKIASTLLESFLFYSGFYLPMYWSSRAKLTNTADLIRLIIRDEAVHGYYIGYKFQKGLEKVSQAERDELKDYTFSLMYELYDNEVQYTQDLYDGVGLTEDVKKFLHYNANKALMNLGYEPMFPKTVTDVNPAILSALSPNADENHDFFSGSGSSYVIGKAVSTEDEDWDF; encoded by the coding sequence ATGACCCCCGACAAGCTCAAGCTGGTCTCGCACGTCGAAGCGATCAACTGGAACAAGATCCAGGACGACAAAGACGTCGACGTGTGGAACCGCCTCGTGAACAACTTCTGGCTGCCCGAGAAGGTGCCGCTGTCGAACGACATCCAGTCGTGGAACACGCTCACTCAGGAGGAGCAGACCCTCACGATGCGCGTGTTCACGGGTCTCACCCTGCTCGACACGATCCAGGGCACCGTGGGCGCCGTCTCGCTGATTCCGGATGCGATCACCCCGCACGAGGAGGCCGTCTACACGAACATCGCGTTCATGGAGTCGGTTCACGCGAAGAGCTACTCGTCCATCTTCTCGACGCTGTGCTCGACGAAGGAGATCGACGAGGCGTTCCGTTGGAGCGTGGAGAACGAGAACCTTCAGAAGAAGGCCGCGATCGTCATGGAGTACTACCAGGGCGACTCCCCGCTGAAGCGCAAGATCGCCTCGACGCTGCTCGAGTCGTTCCTGTTCTACTCGGGCTTCTACCTGCCCATGTACTGGTCGTCGCGCGCCAAGCTCACCAACACGGCAGACCTCATCCGTCTGATCATCCGTGACGAGGCCGTGCACGGGTACTACATCGGCTACAAGTTCCAGAAGGGTCTTGAGAAGGTCAGCCAGGCCGAGCGCGACGAGCTGAAGGACTACACCTTCAGCCTCATGTACGAGCTCTACGACAACGAGGTGCAGTACACGCAGGACCTCTACGACGGCGTCGGTCTCACCGAAGACGTCAAGAAGTTCCTGCACTACAACGCCAACAAGGCCCTCATGAACCTGGGCTACGAGCCGATGTTCCCGAAGACGGTGACGGATGTGAACCCCGCCATCCTCTCGGCGCTCTCCCCGAACGCCGACGAGAACCACGACTTCTTCTCGGGCTCCGGCTCCTCGTACGTGATCGGCAAGGCCGTGTCGACCGAGGACGAGGACTGGGACTTTTAG
- a CDS encoding amidohydrolase, which translates to MIDLLLTGGVVRTFDDAQPTAEAVGTTDGRITYVGPAEDAPSARRTIDLEGRLVTPGIIDSHNHLLLGFDADAVSLEGAETLEEVCRRIRTLADARPDLDWVCAENAVYSVVPGRRPRAADLAGLTDRPVFVTTYDQHSVWLNDVAVRVLGIRRADSIAWGNPEIDAVTGEPTGWVTDFYTSAMTTAGLAALQRDIPMYSPERRYRKLLTSLRMARATGITTVVEPQVPLAEMDLLFRARDEGELSSRVIAALFHPMDADASFRADLREAVDSAPVDERLRFGPVKLYADDVIEPHTAWMLDDYANRPGHRGHPSAPLGELTRIVTELDRLGFQTHTHATGDGGIRIALDAIEHAARTNGTRDRRHGIVHVECLHPDDLPRFARLGVTAAMQPRHCSPDLVGGTWMDNVGEQRWSRAWRFRSLIESGAHVALSSDWQVGEMDPLVGLYSALTRAGLDGRSSWTGAERLTLDAALRGYTAEGAWAWHAEDSLGVVRVGARADLVTWSSNLYDLEPDPAQLLTERADLTIVAGDIVHDATDAAPLPEAPPAGTHHCSTAA; encoded by the coding sequence ATGATCGACCTCCTGCTCACCGGCGGCGTCGTCCGCACCTTCGACGACGCCCAACCCACCGCCGAGGCCGTCGGCACCACCGACGGACGCATCACCTACGTCGGCCCCGCCGAAGATGCGCCATCCGCCCGCCGCACCATCGACCTCGAGGGGCGCCTGGTCACCCCCGGCATCATCGACAGCCACAACCACCTGCTGCTCGGCTTCGACGCGGATGCCGTCTCCCTCGAGGGCGCCGAGACCCTCGAGGAGGTGTGCCGCCGCATCCGCACCCTCGCCGACGCCCGCCCCGACCTCGACTGGGTCTGCGCCGAGAACGCCGTCTACTCCGTCGTGCCCGGCCGCCGCCCGCGCGCCGCCGACCTCGCCGGCCTCACCGACCGCCCCGTTTTCGTCACCACCTACGACCAGCATTCCGTGTGGCTCAACGACGTGGCGGTGCGGGTCCTCGGCATCCGTCGCGCCGACAGCATCGCATGGGGCAATCCCGAGATCGACGCCGTCACAGGCGAGCCCACCGGCTGGGTCACCGACTTCTACACGAGCGCGATGACCACCGCGGGCCTCGCCGCCCTGCAGCGCGACATCCCCATGTACTCGCCCGAGCGCCGCTACCGCAAGCTGCTCACCAGCCTGCGCATGGCCCGGGCCACCGGCATCACCACCGTCGTCGAGCCGCAGGTGCCGCTGGCCGAGATGGACCTGCTGTTCCGCGCCCGCGACGAGGGCGAGCTCTCGAGCCGCGTCATCGCCGCCCTCTTCCACCCGATGGATGCGGATGCCTCCTTCCGCGCGGACCTCCGCGAAGCCGTCGACTCGGCCCCCGTCGACGAACGCCTGCGCTTCGGCCCGGTCAAGCTCTACGCCGACGACGTGATCGAGCCGCACACGGCGTGGATGCTCGACGATTACGCCAACCGCCCGGGCCACCGCGGCCACCCGAGCGCACCCCTCGGCGAGCTCACCCGCATCGTCACCGAGCTCGACCGCCTGGGCTTCCAGACCCACACGCACGCGACGGGAGACGGCGGCATCCGCATCGCCCTCGACGCCATCGAGCACGCCGCCCGCACCAACGGCACCCGCGACCGCCGCCACGGCATCGTGCACGTCGAGTGCCTGCACCCCGACGACCTGCCCCGCTTCGCCCGGCTCGGCGTGACCGCCGCGATGCAGCCCCGGCATTGCTCCCCCGACCTCGTCGGCGGCACCTGGATGGACAACGTCGGCGAGCAACGCTGGAGCCGAGCCTGGCGCTTCCGCTCCCTCATCGAGTCGGGCGCGCACGTGGCGTTGTCGAGCGACTGGCAGGTCGGCGAGATGGACCCGCTGGTGGGCCTGTACTCAGCCCTGACGCGGGCCGGCCTCGACGGTCGCTCGTCGTGGACAGGCGCCGAGCGCCTGACCCTAGACGCCGCGTTGCGGGGTTACACGGCCGAAGGCGCTTGGGCTTGGCACGCGGAGGACTCCCTCGGCGTGGTGCGAGTGGGCGCTCGAGCCGACCTCGTCACATGGTCGTCGAACCTCTACGACCTCGAGCCCGACCCGGCCCAGTTGCTGACTGAGCGCGCCGACCTCACGATCGTCGCCGGCGACATCGTGCACGACGCGACGGATGCGGCTCCCCTGCCGGAGGCGCCGCCCGCCGGCACGCACCACTGCTCGACGGCAGCCTGA
- a CDS encoding TetR/AcrR family transcriptional regulator, with product MARPKKQEARRADLVEAALAAVSEHGLRSLSLADVATQAGLTRGAILYYYDDLDELLREAHRAGLERFCDARDAVVAGIAAPQEQLAAAIREGLPSGPDDALMRLLYEFDVLAGTSELHDELVERMYLRQLATYSGVISRGVEAGVFAPPLPVEQLAMNLVALEDAYGLHIVAGNSLVTVESAEAAMRAVADNLGCSTVV from the coding sequence ATGGCGCGACCGAAGAAGCAAGAGGCCAGACGGGCTGATCTCGTGGAGGCAGCGCTCGCCGCAGTGTCGGAGCACGGGCTGCGATCGCTGTCACTGGCGGATGTCGCCACTCAGGCCGGACTCACGCGCGGGGCGATCCTCTACTACTACGACGACCTCGACGAGCTGCTGCGCGAGGCGCATCGCGCCGGCCTGGAGCGGTTCTGCGACGCGCGCGATGCTGTGGTCGCCGGCATTGCGGCGCCGCAGGAGCAGCTGGCGGCTGCTATCCGTGAAGGTCTGCCGAGTGGTCCGGATGACGCCCTCATGCGCCTGCTCTACGAGTTCGACGTGCTCGCGGGAACGTCGGAGTTGCACGACGAGTTGGTGGAACGGATGTACCTGCGACAGCTGGCGACGTACTCCGGGGTGATTTCGCGGGGCGTCGAAGCTGGGGTGTTCGCGCCACCGTTGCCGGTGGAGCAGCTGGCGATGAATCTGGTCGCGCTCGAGGATGCGTACGGGCTGCACATCGTGGCGGGGAACTCGCTGGTGACGGTGGAGTCGGCGGAGGCTGCGATGCGTGCAGTTGCGGACAACCTGGGGTGTTCGACGGTGGTGTGA
- the nrdE gene encoding class 1b ribonucleoside-diphosphate reductase subunit alpha — MDYHSLNAMLNLYGDDGQIQFDKDREAAREYFLQHVNQNTVFFHSLKERLDYLVEKEYYEAAVLDQYSFGFITKLNDLAYSKKFRFDTFLGAFKYYTSYTLKTFDGKRYLERFEDRVVMTALGLAQGDETLAVNLVEEIIGGRFQPATPTFLNTGKAQRGELVSCFLLRIEDNMESISRGINSALQLSKRGGGVALSLSNIREAGAPIKQIENQSSGIIPVMKLLEDSFSYANQLGARQGAGAVYLSAHHPDIMKFLDTKRENADEKIRIKTLSLGVVVPDITFELAKNGEDMYLFSPYDVEKVYGLPFGDISISEKYREMVDDPRIKKTKINAREFFQTLAEIQFESGYPYIVFEDTVNKANPIKGRINMSNLCSEILQVNTPTTYNEDLSYNVIGKDISCNLGSLNIALTMDSPDFGQTVETAIRGLTAVSNMSHIASVRSIEDGNDKSHAIGLGQMNLHGYLARERIYYGSEEGIDFTNIYFYTVLFHALRASNNIAKERGETFVGFEDSKYASGEFFDKYTDAEWLPSTARGAELFEQSGVHIPTQDDWRELKASIQQYGIYNQNLQAVPPTGSISYINNSTASIHPIAAKIEIRKEGKLGRVYFPAPFMTNDNLDYYQDAYEIGAEKVIDTYAAATQHVDQGLSLTLFFKDTATTRDINKAQIYAWKKGIKTIYYIRLRQMALEGTELEMCVSCAL; from the coding sequence ATGGACTACCACTCGCTCAACGCGATGCTCAACCTCTACGGCGATGATGGGCAGATCCAGTTCGACAAGGATCGCGAGGCCGCGCGGGAGTACTTCCTGCAGCACGTCAACCAGAACACCGTCTTCTTCCACTCCCTCAAGGAGCGCCTCGACTACCTCGTCGAGAAGGAGTACTACGAGGCAGCAGTGCTCGACCAGTACTCGTTCGGGTTCATCACCAAGCTCAACGACCTCGCCTACTCGAAGAAGTTCCGCTTCGACACCTTCCTCGGTGCCTTCAAGTACTACACGAGCTACACGCTCAAGACCTTCGACGGCAAGCGCTACCTCGAGCGCTTCGAAGACCGCGTCGTGATGACCGCGCTCGGTCTCGCCCAGGGCGACGAGACCCTCGCCGTGAACCTCGTCGAGGAGATCATCGGCGGCCGGTTCCAGCCGGCCACCCCCACGTTCCTCAACACGGGCAAGGCGCAGCGCGGTGAGCTCGTCTCCTGCTTCCTGCTGCGCATCGAAGACAACATGGAGTCGATCTCGCGCGGCATCAACTCCGCCCTGCAGCTCTCCAAGCGCGGTGGCGGCGTTGCCCTCTCGCTCTCCAACATCCGCGAGGCCGGCGCCCCGATCAAGCAGATCGAGAACCAGTCCAGCGGCATCATCCCCGTGATGAAGCTTCTTGAGGACTCCTTCAGCTACGCCAACCAGCTCGGTGCCCGCCAGGGTGCCGGCGCCGTGTACCTGAGCGCGCACCACCCCGACATCATGAAGTTCCTCGACACCAAGCGCGAGAACGCCGACGAGAAGATCCGCATCAAGACGCTGTCGCTCGGTGTCGTCGTTCCCGACATCACCTTCGAGCTCGCCAAGAACGGCGAGGACATGTACCTGTTCTCCCCGTACGACGTCGAGAAGGTCTACGGCCTGCCCTTCGGCGACATCTCGATCAGCGAGAAGTACCGCGAGATGGTCGACGACCCGCGCATCAAGAAGACCAAGATCAACGCCCGCGAGTTCTTCCAGACCCTCGCCGAGATCCAGTTCGAGAGCGGCTACCCCTACATCGTGTTCGAAGACACGGTGAACAAGGCGAACCCCATCAAGGGCCGCATCAACATGTCGAACCTCTGCAGCGAGATCCTCCAGGTCAACACCCCCACGACCTACAACGAGGACCTCAGCTACAACGTCATCGGCAAGGACATCAGCTGCAACCTCGGTTCGCTGAACATCGCCCTCACCATGGACTCGCCCGACTTCGGCCAGACCGTCGAGACCGCCATCCGTGGCCTCACCGCCGTCTCGAACATGAGCCACATCGCATCCGTTCGCTCCATCGAAGACGGAAACGACAAGAGCCACGCCATCGGCCTAGGCCAGATGAACCTGCACGGCTACCTCGCTCGTGAGCGCATCTACTACGGCTCCGAAGAGGGCATCGACTTCACGAACATCTACTTCTACACGGTGCTGTTCCACGCTCTGCGTGCCTCGAACAACATCGCCAAGGAGCGCGGTGAGACCTTCGTGGGCTTCGAGGACTCCAAGTACGCGTCGGGTGAGTTCTTCGACAAGTACACGGATGCCGAGTGGCTGCCGTCGACCGCCCGCGGCGCCGAGCTGTTCGAGCAGTCGGGCGTGCACATCCCCACGCAGGACGACTGGCGCGAGCTGAAGGCATCCATCCAGCAGTACGGCATCTACAACCAGAACCTGCAGGCCGTTCCGCCCACCGGATCGATCTCGTACATCAACAACTCGACGGCGTCGATCCACCCGATCGCCGCGAAGATCGAGATCCGCAAGGAAGGCAAGCTGGGCCGCGTGTACTTCCCGGCGCCGTTCATGACGAACGACAACCTGGACTACTACCAGGACGCCTACGAGATCGGTGCCGAGAAGGTCATCGACACCTACGCCGCGGCAACGCAGCACGTCGACCAGGGCCTCTCGCTCACGCTGTTCTTCAAGGACACCGCGACCACGCGTGACATCAACAAGGCGCAGATCTACGCATGGAAGAAGGGGATCAAGACGATCTACTACATCCGTCTGCGTCAGATGGCCCTCGAGGGCACCGAGCTGGAAATGTGCGTCTCCTGCGCGCTGTGA